Proteins encoded within one genomic window of Chlorobaculum sp. MV4-Y:
- a CDS encoding diacylglycerol/polyprenol kinase family protein, with translation MNRTFKNGKIEPEIDHLDFRYEFARKAIHLSSLLIPLIYWHIGRKQALLILAPVTAGFFLVDVSKHFVPFLSTWYHSTFGTMLRHHELSRERLHLNGATWITLAAFALIAFFPKTIAVAAFAMVSVSDTVAALVGKRFGRHRFGQKSFEGSLAFFASALPVVLFIPGMIFPAAIVIAIAGTITEALVLKIGAFRIDDNFSVPLAGAVTGLLCYTWFFPEALKALAH, from the coding sequence ATGAACAGAACGTTTAAAAACGGAAAGATCGAACCGGAGATCGACCATCTCGATTTCCGTTACGAGTTCGCGCGCAAGGCGATCCACCTCTCCTCGCTGTTGATTCCGCTGATCTACTGGCACATCGGCAGAAAACAGGCGCTCCTGATCCTCGCTCCGGTCACGGCGGGATTCTTTCTGGTCGATGTTTCCAAACATTTCGTGCCATTCCTCTCGACCTGGTACCACTCGACCTTCGGCACCATGCTGCGGCATCACGAGCTGAGCAGGGAGCGCCTGCATCTGAACGGCGCGACATGGATCACCCTCGCGGCATTCGCGTTGATCGCCTTTTTCCCGAAAACGATCGCCGTCGCGGCTTTCGCGATGGTCTCGGTGTCGGACACGGTAGCGGCGCTGGTTGGAAAAAGATTTGGGCGGCACCGCTTCGGCCAGAAAAGCTTCGAAGGAAGTCTGGCGTTTTTCGCGAGCGCCCTGCCTGTCGTCCTGTTCATCCCCGGCATGATCTTTCCCGCAGCGATTGTCATAGCAATCGCCGGAACCATCACCGAGGCGCTGGTGCTGAAAATCGGCGCCTTCAGGATCGACGACAATTTCAGCGTGCCGCTGGCCGGAGCCGTCACGGGATTGCTCTGCTACACCTGGTTTTTCCCCGAAGCGCTGAAGGCGCTCGCACATTGA
- the pabB gene encoding aminodeoxychorismate synthase component I, whose translation MALYEKLARPGSLWFESTLPGAFYGDSLFFSNPLETLTLHAGDDVAAWFDALEARLDAGYCLAGWLGYEAGYLLDSALAALASAGADRELLGWFGVYRRPERFSRDAVEAEDAATVSQNCAVGGLEFEFSEAEYCRKIEWLRAEIAAGNVYQANFTGRCRFTFDGAIEALYVSMKRRQPSPWSAFLNTGDRVVLSFSPELFFVRDGQLIETMPMKGTAPRRESPDEDLAEKAGLAKCEKNRAENLMIVDLLRNDLGRICVTGSVQASGLFETQTYPTLHQMVSTVRGELRPATRLHDLFRALFPSGSVTGAPKVRAMQLIRELEKSPRGIYTGAVGFMLPEGRMAFNVAIRTIELQGWSGVYGTGSGIVWDSDPYAEYRECMLKTRILSDLVPSAAPDVPGIFETMQWNGGEFLLLDDHLDRLISSASALGFTFDRNAIVEALSGKSQELREASGRHRVRLTLSHDGGILITSEPFDFDASGKPVRVCIAAERVDSSDPLLRHKSIVRERYDSVFREAQGKGFGEVLFLNERGEVTEGAISNIFARIGGRWLTPPESSGLLNGVFRRYLLRTRPWFVEKAITLDELRRADMVLICNALRGARPAQIVMPE comes from the coding sequence ATGGCTTTGTACGAAAAGCTTGCCAGGCCGGGATCGCTCTGGTTCGAATCGACCTTGCCCGGCGCGTTCTACGGCGATTCCCTCTTTTTCTCTAACCCGCTTGAAACGCTGACGCTCCATGCGGGCGACGACGTCGCGGCATGGTTCGACGCGCTGGAAGCGCGGCTCGATGCGGGCTATTGCCTCGCCGGATGGCTCGGCTACGAGGCGGGCTACCTGCTCGATTCGGCGCTCGCAGCTCTCGCCTCTGCCGGAGCTGATCGCGAGCTTCTCGGCTGGTTCGGTGTCTATCGCCGCCCGGAGCGTTTCAGCCGCGATGCTGTCGAGGCCGAGGACGCCGCCACCGTGTCGCAAAACTGTGCGGTCGGCGGTCTCGAATTCGAGTTTAGCGAAGCGGAGTACTGCCGAAAGATCGAATGGCTGCGGGCGGAGATCGCGGCGGGCAACGTCTATCAGGCGAACTTCACCGGGCGCTGCCGCTTCACCTTTGACGGCGCAATCGAGGCGCTCTACGTCTCGATGAAGCGCCGCCAGCCCTCGCCGTGGTCGGCCTTTCTCAACACTGGCGACCGGGTGGTTCTCTCCTTTTCGCCGGAACTGTTTTTCGTCCGCGACGGCCAGTTGATCGAGACCATGCCGATGAAGGGCACCGCGCCGCGCCGCGAAAGTCCCGACGAAGATCTCGCTGAAAAAGCGGGACTGGCAAAGTGCGAGAAGAATCGCGCGGAGAATCTGATGATCGTCGATCTGTTGCGCAACGACCTCGGGCGCATCTGCGTGACCGGTTCGGTGCAGGCATCCGGCCTGTTCGAGACGCAGACCTACCCAACGCTGCACCAGATGGTTTCGACCGTGCGTGGCGAGCTGCGTCCGGCGACCCGGCTGCACGATCTTTTTCGGGCGTTGTTTCCCTCCGGTTCCGTGACCGGCGCGCCGAAGGTGCGGGCGATGCAGCTCATCCGCGAGTTGGAGAAAAGCCCGCGCGGCATCTATACCGGTGCGGTTGGCTTTATGCTGCCTGAGGGGCGCATGGCTTTCAACGTGGCGATTCGTACCATCGAACTACAAGGGTGGAGCGGCGTGTATGGTACGGGCAGTGGCATCGTCTGGGACTCCGATCCATATGCGGAGTACCGCGAATGTATGCTCAAGACGCGGATTCTCTCCGATCTCGTGCCGTCCGCCGCGCCGGATGTGCCGGGAATTTTCGAGACGATGCAGTGGAACGGCGGGGAGTTTCTCTTGCTCGACGATCATCTCGACCGGCTCATTTCTTCAGCCTCGGCACTTGGATTTACGTTCGACCGAAATGCAATCGTCGAAGCGCTGTCAGGCAAGTCTCAGGAGTTGCGTGAAGCAAGTGGCAGGCATCGCGTGCGGCTCACACTTTCTCACGACGGTGGGATATTGATAACTTCGGAGCCGTTCGATTTTGACGCATCCGGCAAGCCCGTGCGCGTCTGTATCGCCGCCGAACGAGTCGATTCGAGTGACCCGCTGCTTCGTCACAAAAGCATCGTTCGCGAACGCTACGACAGCGTATTTCGCGAGGCTCAGGGGAAAGGATTCGGCGAGGTGCTCTTTCTGAACGAGCGCGGAGAGGTCACTGAAGGCGCGATCAGCAACATTTTCGCGCGCATCGGTGGGCGCTGGCTGACGCCGCCG
- a CDS encoding Ppx/GppA phosphatase family protein: MSSEKLRLAAIDLGTNSFHMVIVEESEEKGIVEIDRVKDMICIGRGSISTKWLDPAAMEAGVATLRNFIVLATQRGVAPHNILAFATSAIREADNRDEFIDMVRRETGLKVRVITGKEEAQFIYYGVRNAVTLRDKPDLLFDIGGGSVEFIIADKSTVHLLESRKIGVARMLERFVTTDPVSAHELKLLQQFFAAEMYGGAAEKARELGVSRAIASSGTAQNIARMIRSGKDTEAADVLNQSGFSRQEFESFYRQVITMDAPARRKLTGLDEKRVDLIVPGLILFDTIFRVFGIRYVVISDSALREGMVLHQIASIRGRDGSGQLDIRRQSVMELGYRCNWHKPHSEQVARLALMLFDELHPLHGLKERYRELLEYAAMLHNIGEFISISAHHKHSQYIIMNADLRGFSPTEIDIIGNVARYHRKQPPTEKHPLYSQLKASHRRAVDVLSGILRIANGLERGHRQNVQSITARIDQEHIVLEAVTQFEPDIELWAACGLKEWLEEVLGKPIMIEARIR; the protein is encoded by the coding sequence ATGTCATCAGAGAAACTCAGGCTGGCCGCCATCGATCTCGGCACCAACTCCTTTCACATGGTTATCGTCGAGGAGAGCGAAGAGAAGGGCATTGTTGAAATCGACCGTGTTAAGGATATGATCTGCATCGGTCGCGGCAGCATTTCCACCAAGTGGCTCGATCCGGCGGCGATGGAGGCGGGCGTGGCTACGCTCCGGAACTTCATCGTGCTGGCCACCCAGCGGGGCGTTGCGCCGCACAACATTCTCGCCTTTGCCACCAGCGCCATCCGCGAGGCCGATAACCGCGACGAGTTCATCGACATGGTGCGGCGCGAGACCGGCCTGAAGGTGCGGGTGATTACCGGAAAGGAGGAGGCGCAGTTCATCTACTACGGCGTGCGCAACGCCGTCACCCTGCGCGACAAGCCCGATCTCTTGTTCGACATCGGTGGCGGGTCGGTGGAGTTCATTATCGCCGACAAGTCGACGGTGCATCTGCTCGAAAGCCGAAAGATCGGCGTGGCCAGGATGCTGGAGCGTTTCGTGACCACTGATCCGGTTTCGGCGCATGAGCTGAAGCTGCTGCAGCAGTTTTTCGCTGCCGAGATGTATGGCGGTGCGGCGGAGAAGGCGCGCGAACTCGGCGTGAGCCGGGCTATCGCCTCGTCGGGCACGGCGCAGAACATCGCCCGCATGATTCGCTCGGGCAAGGATACTGAAGCGGCGGACGTGCTGAACCAGAGTGGTTTCAGCCGTCAGGAGTTTGAGAGCTTCTACCGGCAGGTGATTACGATGGACGCTCCGGCACGGCGCAAGCTGACCGGCCTCGACGAGAAGCGCGTCGATCTGATCGTGCCTGGTTTGATCCTGTTCGACACCATTTTCCGGGTATTCGGCATCAGGTATGTGGTGATCTCCGATTCTGCGCTGCGCGAGGGGATGGTGCTGCACCAGATCGCCTCCATCCGTGGTCGCGACGGCAGCGGCCAGCTCGACATCCGGCGGCAGAGCGTGATGGAACTCGGCTACCGCTGCAACTGGCACAAACCACACTCGGAGCAGGTCGCCCGCCTCGCGCTGATGCTCTTCGACGAACTCCATCCGCTGCACGGGCTCAAGGAGCGCTACCGTGAGCTGCTCGAATACGCGGCGATGCTGCACAACATCGGGGAGTTTATTTCGATTTCAGCGCACCACAAGCACAGCCAGTATATCATTATGAATGCCGACCTGCGCGGCTTTTCGCCGACCGAAATCGACATCATCGGCAACGTCGCGCGTTACCACCGCAAGCAGCCGCCCACTGAAAAGCATCCGCTTTATAGCCAGCTCAAAGCATCGCATCGTCGAGCGGTCGATGTGCTCTCCGGCATCCTGCGCATCGCCAATGGTCTCGAACGTGGTCATCGCCAGAACGTGCAGTCGATCACAGCCCGCATCGACCAGGAGCACATTGTGCTGGAGGCGGTCACGCAGTTCGAGCCGGACATCGAACTCTGGGCGGCTTGCGGGCTGAAGGAGTGGCTCGAAGAGGTGCTCGGCAAACCCATCATGATCGAGGCCCGCATCCGGTAA